The stretch of DNA GGAACCTTGCGCGATGTAATGCTCGGTGTCACACCTTTTTGGATGACTTCGTCGGTCTATATGGTGTGCACAGTTCTGGCATTGCTCTCTGTTATCGTTTTTGCCAAATACGTAGAGCGGCTCTCCAATACGTGGTTTGTCTTCGATACCCTCGGATTGGCTCTCTTTACGATAGCCGGACTACAAAAGGCACTTGCCCTGGGACAGCCCTTTTGGGTAGCCATCATTATGGGTTGTATCACCGGAGCGGCAGGTGGTGTGGTGCGAGACGTGCTTCTCAACAACGTACCTGTTATCTTTCAGAAAGAGATTTACGCCATGGCGAGCATTGCCGGGGGTGCTCTTTATTGGGCACTTTATGCTCTTGGCGTGGAGATTGGGATAACGGTCGTCAGTTGTTTTCTCTTTATCTGTTTGGTACGTTTCCTGGCTATGCGGTACCATATCTCGCTGCCCATGCTACGCGAGCAGAAATAAAGAAAAGTGAAAGGCCGCCTTAGGATAGTTCCAAGTCTAAGGCGTGGCGTAGTTTTTCTATGGCAGGATTGCTCTGACGCAGGTTTTCAAAGGTTTCTTTAGGGGTGAGCAGCTTTTTCATTTCTTCCACTTTTGCCAGTCGGATATTAAGTTCAATACTGCCATTATGCAGTGTTTTCGACAGTGTTGAACGTATTCTGCTTTTCAATTTATGGATTTCCTCCAGCACCATCTCGTTGTCTGCCAGGACTTCCACCTGCGGAAACTCAGTAATACGTGGTTTCATGTTTTTCATTCTCGCCGCCATGGCCGTTAACTCCTGTGGCATTCGGTTGCACATCGACATCCATTGCAACTCCAATTCGTCTTGGGAGAATGTGGTATTCTCATCTTTATTCTCCACCTCAGCTTCTTTCTGAAGATAAGAAGGCTTACCGGGCCCGTTCCGTAAGTCGGCAAAAGAGGTGCCCATCCCTCCCAGTTTGAGGCGTGCACCCGGGGCAATGGTCGATGTAGAAACGACCTTTTCCTCGGCAGAGGGATGGTTTTCATCACTACCGACAGACTCGATTGGAGGTGTCGCCATGTGTTGATTCACCTCCGTTTTCTCCCCACCGGCCACCTGTATAGCCGGTTTCGGTTGGGGAATGGCTT from Prevotella sp. oral taxon 475 encodes:
- a CDS encoding trimeric intracellular cation channel family protein, which codes for MTYSDPELASTVQKIIEITGTFAFAISGIRHAAAKHVDWFGGLVCGIAVAIGGGTLRDVMLGVTPFWMTSSVYMVCTVLALLSVIVFAKYVERLSNTWFVFDTLGLALFTIAGLQKALALGQPFWVAIIMGCITGAAGGVVRDVLLNNVPVIFQKEIYAMASIAGGALYWALYALGVEIGITVVSCFLFICLVRFLAMRYHISLPMLREQK